A genome region from Brachymonas denitrificans includes the following:
- a CDS encoding permease: protein MNVFQWLNDQLLRMQWLHDLVRLLVEDGFGLSMGSRIGGSLHFFIYDVIKIFILLSVLIFGISWVQSYFPPERTRSILGNMRGVRANTTAALLGTVTPFCSCSSIPLFIGFTGAGLPLAVTFSFLISSPLVDLASVILLASIFNWPIAIAYVVVGLVLAVIGGTLIGRAGMERYVAEFVRQQRVGEIALEQLTLKDRLAFAREQVREIVSRVWLYVLIGVGIGALIHNWIPQSFVTALLGQDKWWSVIVATLIGVPMYADIFGTLPIAEALVGKGVGLGTVLAFMMAVTALSLPSLIMLRKVIEPPLLALFFVIVTGGIMLIGYVFNAFSHLLL, encoded by the coding sequence ATGAACGTGTTCCAGTGGCTCAATGACCAGTTGCTGCGCATGCAGTGGCTGCATGATCTGGTCCGCCTGCTGGTGGAAGACGGCTTCGGCCTGAGCATGGGCAGCCGCATCGGCGGCAGCCTGCATTTCTTCATCTACGACGTCATCAAGATCTTCATCCTGCTGTCGGTGCTGATTTTCGGCATCTCCTGGGTGCAGAGCTACTTCCCGCCCGAGCGCACGCGCAGCATTCTGGGCAACATGCGGGGCGTGCGCGCCAACACCACCGCGGCATTGCTGGGTACCGTCACGCCGTTCTGTTCCTGCTCGTCGATCCCGCTGTTCATCGGCTTTACCGGCGCCGGGCTGCCGCTGGCCGTCACCTTTTCCTTCCTGATTTCCTCGCCGCTGGTCGATCTGGCCTCGGTGATCCTGCTGGCCAGCATCTTCAACTGGCCGATCGCCATCGCCTATGTGGTGGTGGGCCTGGTGCTGGCGGTGATCGGCGGCACGCTGATCGGCCGGGCCGGCATGGAGCGCTACGTGGCCGAGTTCGTGCGCCAGCAGCGCGTGGGCGAAATCGCACTGGAACAGCTCACCCTGAAGGACCGCCTCGCCTTCGCCCGCGAACAGGTCCGGGAAATCGTCAGCCGCGTCTGGCTCTACGTACTGATCGGGGTCGGCATCGGCGCCCTCATCCATAACTGGATCCCGCAGAGCTTCGTCACGGCGCTGCTGGGGCAGGACAAGTGGTGGTCGGTGATCGTCGCCACGCTGATCGGCGTGCCCATGTATGCGGACATTTTCGGCACGCTGCCGATTGCCGAAGCGCTGGTCGGCAAGGGCGTGGGGCTGGGCACGGTGCTGGCCTTCATGATGGCCGTCACCGCGCTCTCGCTGCCATCGCTGATCATGCTGCGCAAGGTGATCGAGCCGCCACTGCTGGCCCTGTTTTTCGTGATCGTGACCGGCGGCATCATGCTGATCGGCTATGTGTTCAACGCCTTTTCCCACCTGCTCCTCTGA
- a CDS encoding thioredoxin family protein, with protein MIIKVLGSGCKRCITLGDNVAAALANLGLQADIVKVTDYADIAAHGVMSTPGLAIDDKVVSVGKVLTPAEIEPLLQAARG; from the coding sequence ATGATCATCAAGGTACTCGGATCCGGTTGCAAGCGCTGCATCACCCTGGGCGACAATGTGGCCGCTGCACTCGCCAACCTGGGCCTGCAGGCGGATATCGTCAAGGTCACCGACTATGCCGATATCGCCGCCCACGGCGTCATGTCCACGCCCGGCCTGGCCATCGACGACAAGGTCGTCTCGGTCGGCAAGGTGCTGACGCCGGCGGAGATCGAGCCGCTGCTGCAGGCTGCGCGCGGCTGA
- a CDS encoding DMT family transporter, translating into MAWIWLAFAGLLEIVWAVAMKQSEGFTRLWPSVLTLVAMVGSVLLLGLAMKTLPLGTAYTVWTGIGAVGAFVVGILFLGEPVTAMRLVAASLIVGGLVLMKMSSA; encoded by the coding sequence ATGGCCTGGATCTGGCTCGCTTTCGCCGGCCTGCTTGAAATCGTGTGGGCGGTTGCCATGAAACAATCGGAGGGCTTCACGCGCCTGTGGCCGTCCGTTCTCACCCTGGTCGCCATGGTCGGCAGCGTGCTGCTGCTGGGCCTGGCGATGAAGACCTTGCCGCTGGGCACGGCCTACACGGTTTGGACCGGCATCGGTGCCGTGGGGGCGTTCGTGGTCGGCATCCTGTTCCTGGGTGAGCCGGTTACCGCCATGCGCCTGGTGGCGGCCTCGTTGATCGTGGGGGGACTGGTGCTGATGAAGATGTCGAGCGCCTGA
- a CDS encoding SCO family protein: protein MDALPASVARSARGLSGALSALLAGGLLVWLTWYTQGFEVWTFEARRQVAARTGGMQAAVVPVRLAAGADAGADHTGERGVPAMANGVLPWAHPDAGGKAYLVDFIYTRCPTVCLALGSEFQQAQRTIAQDPAYAGVRLLSVSFDVKNDSPAALASYAGSLRADPDWWTFAVPGSVAGAEALLRSLGVVVIPDGMGGFVHNGSIHLLDGQGRLRGLYGYDGWSQALADARRLSEEAAP, encoded by the coding sequence ATGGACGCCCTACCCGCATCCGTGGCACGCAGCGCGCGCGGCCTGAGCGGGGCGCTGAGCGCTCTGCTGGCAGGGGGGCTGCTGGTCTGGCTGACGTGGTACACGCAGGGTTTCGAGGTGTGGACCTTCGAGGCGCGACGTCAGGTGGCAGCGCGCACTGGGGGCATGCAGGCGGCGGTGGTGCCGGTGCGGCTGGCGGCTGGGGCTGACGCTGGAGCTGACCATACCGGGGAGAGAGGGGTGCCCGCCATGGCGAATGGAGTGCTGCCCTGGGCGCACCCGGATGCGGGCGGAAAGGCCTACCTGGTCGATTTCATCTACACCCGCTGCCCGACGGTCTGCCTGGCGCTGGGTTCGGAGTTCCAGCAGGCGCAACGCACAATCGCGCAGGATCCGGCCTATGCCGGCGTGCGGCTGCTATCGGTGTCCTTCGATGTGAAGAACGATAGCCCGGCTGCGCTGGCCAGCTACGCGGGCAGCCTGCGTGCCGATCCGGACTGGTGGACCTTTGCCGTGCCCGGCAGCGTGGCTGGTGCCGAAGCGCTGCTGCGCTCGCTGGGTGTGGTGGTGATTCCGGATGGCATGGGCGGCTTCGTGCATAACGGTTCCATCCATCTGCTCGATGGCCAGGGACGGCTGCGCGGGCTGTATGGCTACGACGGCTGGTCGCAGGCGCTGGCCGATGCCCGCCGGCTGAGCGAGGAGGCAGCGCCATGA
- a CDS encoding c-type cytochrome — MQATGNNQGMQCNLQQQREYGEPHEGNGAVPWFVSSIVAGLLVFGVVYIVRAPINSMPPARGDARVLAELQTPPKVAGAAVDGAAVYTARCASCHQATGAGVPGVFPPLAGSEWVQGKEATLASIVLHGVNGPLTVKGVTYNGAMPAFGGQLQDAELAAVLTHIRSQWGNAGPPVKGDVVAEIRKSSAARKEPFKGDAELAPMK; from the coding sequence ATGCAGGCAACAGGCAACAATCAGGGCATGCAGTGCAATCTGCAGCAGCAGCGCGAATATGGCGAGCCGCACGAGGGCAATGGCGCAGTGCCGTGGTTCGTGAGTTCCATCGTGGCGGGTTTGCTGGTGTTTGGCGTGGTGTACATCGTGCGCGCTCCCATCAACAGCATGCCGCCGGCGCGGGGCGATGCCCGCGTGCTGGCCGAATTGCAGACGCCGCCCAAGGTGGCCGGTGCGGCGGTGGACGGGGCTGCGGTCTATACGGCGCGCTGTGCTTCCTGCCACCAGGCGACCGGTGCAGGCGTGCCGGGGGTGTTTCCGCCGCTGGCCGGATCGGAATGGGTGCAGGGCAAGGAGGCCACGCTGGCGTCCATCGTGCTGCATGGTGTGAACGGGCCGCTGACGGTGAAGGGTGTGACCTACAACGGTGCCATGCCGGCCTTTGGCGGCCAGCTGCAGGATGCCGAACTGGCGGCGGTGCTGACGCATATCCGCAGCCAGTGGGGCAATGCCGGCCCGCCCGTGAAAGGGGATGTGGTGGCAGAAATCCGCAAATCGAGCGCGGCCCGCAAGGAGCCCTTCAAGGGCGATGCGGAGCTGGCGCCGATGAAGTGA
- a CDS encoding cbb3-type cytochrome c oxidase subunit II produces the protein MKSEARLISGAMVMLAFSAAALVVLPYLQVHKAVPTPGLKPYDDAQLRGREVYIANGCVYCHTQQPRPKGFAPDFDRGWGRATVAGDYAYDKPHLLGTMRTGPDLMNIGARQPSEQWHLGHLYQPRAYVPGSIMPSYPYLFELKAKVQEGDVVVQLPPEHAPKGQVVVALPDAVELVRYLQSLDRTGPAEASPAAAPASRP, from the coding sequence ATGAAAAGCGAAGCCAGGCTGATTTCGGGCGCCATGGTGATGCTGGCGTTTTCGGCGGCGGCGCTGGTGGTGCTGCCTTACCTGCAGGTGCACAAGGCGGTGCCCACGCCGGGCCTGAAGCCGTATGACGATGCGCAGCTGCGCGGGCGCGAGGTGTACATCGCCAACGGTTGCGTCTATTGCCATACGCAGCAGCCGCGGCCCAAGGGCTTTGCGCCCGACTTCGATCGCGGCTGGGGCCGCGCCACCGTGGCGGGCGACTATGCCTACGACAAGCCGCACCTGCTCGGCACCATGCGCACCGGGCCGGATCTGATGAATATCGGCGCGCGCCAGCCGAGCGAGCAGTGGCATCTGGGCCATCTGTACCAGCCGCGGGCCTATGTGCCGGGCAGCATCATGCCGTCCTATCCCTATCTGTTCGAGTTGAAGGCCAAGGTGCAGGAGGGCGATGTGGTGGTGCAGCTGCCGCCGGAACATGCGCCCAAGGGGCAGGTCGTGGTGGCCCTGCCGGATGCGGTGGAGCTGGTCAGGTACCTGCAATCGCTGGACCGCACCGGTCCGGCTGAGGCGAGCCCGGCGGCTGCGCCGGCATCGCGCCCGTGA
- a CDS encoding cbb3-type cytochrome c oxidase subunit I, whose product MSTAYLLLSAFVISFVALMLFIWSQRSGLFDRTSQGAEVIFAPGEIGRVDDPAATPTERAELQGTVNAARDAAPCPPDAQELADRAQADASTARLVLVLFCCAVFWLLLASTAGLTASIKLHEPDWLTQQAWLTFGRIRTLHLNGVAYGWAPMAGLGIAMFILPRVLKTPLVGANWALVGVALWNIAVMAGLTSIAIGINDGLEWLEIPWQIDIVLLLGGALMALPLLFTLVRRRVKHLYVSVWYMGAALFWLPVMLVVAKFPGLHSGVQQATTNWWYAHNVLGYFFTPLAIAAVYYFLPKVIGRPVQSYNLSLLGFWGLAFFYGQVGGHHLIGGPVPAWVVTLSIVQSMMMIIPVVAFTVNQWQTMHGRWATMRHSPTLRFVVAGAAMYTLSSLQGSFGALRELNVVTHFTHYTVGHAHLGMYGFVSFVFFGAMYFVMPRIMGREWPYAGWITAHFWLVFAGFMVYFWALTIGGWLQGTAMLDAARSFMDSVAVTLPYLKARSVGGSLMLAGHLVFIAHFVMLVMGWGPQRETPTLFRAAKVEGVYA is encoded by the coding sequence ATGAGTACCGCTTATCTTCTGCTGTCGGCCTTCGTGATTTCGTTCGTGGCGCTGATGCTGTTCATCTGGTCGCAGCGATCGGGCCTGTTCGACCGCACCAGCCAGGGGGCCGAGGTGATTTTCGCGCCCGGCGAGATCGGCCGCGTGGACGATCCTGCAGCCACTCCCACCGAGCGTGCGGAACTGCAAGGCACGGTGAACGCGGCGCGTGATGCCGCTCCCTGCCCGCCGGATGCGCAGGAACTGGCCGATCGGGCCCAGGCCGATGCCTCCACCGCCCGGCTGGTGCTCGTGCTGTTCTGCTGCGCGGTGTTCTGGCTGCTGCTGGCCTCGACGGCGGGGCTGACAGCCTCGATCAAGCTGCATGAACCGGACTGGCTGACGCAGCAGGCCTGGCTGACTTTTGGCCGCATCCGCACCCTGCACCTGAACGGCGTGGCCTACGGATGGGCGCCGATGGCAGGGCTCGGCATTGCCATGTTCATCCTGCCGCGTGTGCTCAAGACGCCGCTGGTGGGGGCCAACTGGGCGCTGGTGGGCGTGGCGCTGTGGAACATCGCCGTGATGGCGGGGCTGACCAGCATTGCCATCGGCATCAACGATGGGCTGGAGTGGCTGGAAATTCCCTGGCAGATCGACATTGTGCTGCTGCTTGGTGGTGCGCTGATGGCCTTGCCGCTGCTGTTCACGCTGGTGCGCCGGCGGGTGAAGCACCTGTATGTGTCGGTCTGGTACATGGGTGCGGCGCTGTTCTGGCTGCCGGTGATGCTGGTGGTGGCGAAGTTTCCGGGCCTGCACAGCGGCGTGCAGCAGGCCACGACGAACTGGTGGTATGCGCACAATGTGCTGGGCTACTTCTTCACGCCGCTGGCGATTGCGGCGGTGTATTACTTCCTGCCCAAGGTGATCGGGCGGCCGGTGCAGTCGTACAACCTGTCGCTGCTGGGCTTCTGGGGGCTGGCCTTCTTCTACGGGCAGGTGGGCGGCCACCACCTGATCGGCGGGCCGGTGCCGGCCTGGGTGGTGACGCTGTCCATCGTGCAGAGCATGATGATGATCATCCCCGTGGTGGCCTTTACCGTGAACCAGTGGCAGACCATGCATGGCCGCTGGGCCACCATGCGGCATTCGCCCACGCTGCGTTTCGTGGTGGCGGGCGCGGCCATGTACACGCTGAGCTCGCTGCAGGGTTCGTTCGGTGCGTTGCGCGAACTGAACGTGGTGACGCACTTCACGCATTACACGGTGGGCCATGCGCATCTGGGCATGTACGGCTTTGTGAGCTTCGTGTTCTTTGGCGCGATGTATTTCGTGATGCCGCGCATCATGGGTCGCGAATGGCCGTACGCGGGCTGGATCACGGCGCATTTCTGGCTGGTGTTTGCCGGCTTCATGGTCTATTTCTGGGCGCTGACCATTGGCGGCTGGCTGCAGGGCACGGCCATGCTGGATGCGGCGCGCAGCTTCATGGACTCGGTGGCGGTGACGCTGCCCTATCTGAAGGCGCGCAGCGTGGGTGGCAGCCTGATGCTGGCCGGGCATCTAGTGTTCATCGCCCATTTCGTCATGCTGGTGATGGGCTGGGGGCCGCAACGCGAAACGCCGACGCTGTTCCGCGCGGCCAAGGTGGAAGGGGTGTACGCATGA
- a CDS encoding Crp/Fnr family transcriptional regulator: MRSPSLPGNSTSDRAPTREEACGNLLLAGLPADAWERWQPFLEVVDLNRGDVLYDGGDPISHVVFPTTAIVSLQYLLQDGRATEIAIIGRPGMVGVSRLRGGENTPSRAVVQYSGQAMRLPADFLEQEFTTQPAVMHMLLRYMQALITQMAQNAVCHRHHSIEQHLCRWLLLNLDRMHSNELPVTHENIAQLLGVRREGVTEAAGQLQRAGLIGRRRGHITVLDRPGLEARCCECYAVVRREYDRLLPPVSVP; encoded by the coding sequence ATGCGCTCCCCCTCTCTGCCCGGCAACTCCACCAGCGACCGCGCCCCGACCCGCGAAGAAGCCTGCGGCAACCTGCTGCTCGCCGGCCTGCCTGCCGATGCCTGGGAACGCTGGCAGCCCTTTCTGGAAGTGGTGGATCTGAACCGCGGCGACGTGCTGTACGACGGCGGCGACCCGATCTCGCACGTGGTGTTTCCCACCACCGCCATCGTCTCGCTGCAATACCTGCTGCAGGATGGCCGCGCCACCGAAATCGCCATCATCGGCCGCCCCGGCATGGTGGGTGTCTCGCGCCTGCGCGGCGGCGAAAACACCCCCAGCCGCGCCGTGGTGCAGTACTCCGGCCAGGCCATGCGGCTGCCTGCCGACTTTCTGGAGCAGGAGTTCACCACCCAGCCCGCCGTGATGCACATGCTGCTGCGCTACATGCAGGCGCTGATCACGCAGATGGCGCAGAACGCCGTCTGCCACCGCCACCACAGCATCGAGCAGCACCTGTGCCGCTGGCTGCTGCTCAACCTGGACCGCATGCACAGCAACGAGCTGCCCGTCACCCACGAAAACATCGCGCAGCTGCTCGGCGTGCGCCGCGAAGGCGTGACCGAGGCCGCCGGCCAGTTGCAGCGCGCCGGCCTGATCGGGCGGCGCCGCGGGCACATCACCGTGCTGGACCGCCCCGGTCTGGAAGCACGTTGCTGCGAATGCTATGCGGTAGTGCGGCGCGAATACGACCGGCTGCTGCCGCCCGTTTCGGTGCCCTGA
- a CDS encoding uracil-DNA glycosylase family protein translates to MTTIPIAVNAQAMSDTALERLLEEVRACRACADHLPHEPRPVLQAGADARILIVGQAPGAKVHTSGIPWSDASGRRLREWMGIDEAVFYDAGQVAIMPMGFCFPGRGASGDRPPQKACAPLWHERLLALMPQIRLTLLVGGYAQQHFLERHGHTSVTDTLRNWQGLGPDMLPLPHPSPRNVAWFKANPWFEGEVLPALRERVRAALAQGTETGGSSRSYSRRTTA, encoded by the coding sequence ATGACGACCATCCCTATCGCCGTGAACGCACAGGCCATGTCAGACACGGCGCTGGAACGCCTGCTGGAGGAGGTGCGCGCGTGCCGGGCGTGCGCGGATCATTTGCCGCATGAGCCGCGGCCGGTGCTGCAGGCGGGTGCGGATGCGCGCATCTTGATCGTGGGACAGGCACCGGGAGCCAAGGTACATACCAGCGGTATTCCCTGGAGTGATGCCAGTGGCAGACGCCTGAGGGAATGGATGGGCATCGACGAGGCGGTGTTCTACGATGCCGGGCAAGTGGCCATTATGCCGATGGGGTTCTGCTTTCCGGGCCGGGGAGCGAGTGGTGACCGGCCGCCGCAAAAGGCCTGTGCGCCGCTGTGGCACGAGCGGCTGCTGGCGTTGATGCCGCAGATCCGGCTGACCTTGCTGGTGGGCGGCTACGCGCAGCAGCATTTTCTTGAGCGCCATGGGCACACGTCCGTCACCGATACCCTGCGCAACTGGCAGGGGCTCGGGCCGGATATGCTGCCCTTGCCGCATCCCTCACCGCGCAATGTGGCGTGGTTCAAGGCCAATCCGTGGTTCGAGGGTGAGGTGCTGCCCGCGCTGCGCGAGCGGGTGCGCGCAGCGCTTGCTCAGGGCACCGAAACGGGCGGCAGCAGCCGGTCGTATTCGCGCCGCACTACCGCATAG
- a CDS encoding ABC transporter ATP-binding protein, with protein sequence MAGFGIRIEGLRKRYGQGDTAVDALKRVDMQVAPGEVVGLIGPSGSGKSTLLKCLGAIIDPTEGRMTLGDEVIYDNGWKVKDLRALRRDKIGFVFQAPYLIPFLDVTDNVALLPMLAGVANGEARERALELLTALDVQHRAKAMPSQLSGGEQQRVAIARGLVNRPPVILADEPTAPLDSERALAVIRILNSMAQQFQTAIIVVTHDEKIIPTFKRIYHIRDGVTHEEAGEGRSLE encoded by the coding sequence ATGGCAGGTTTCGGTATCCGCATCGAGGGCCTGCGCAAGCGCTACGGGCAGGGCGACACGGCGGTGGATGCGCTCAAGCGTGTGGACATGCAGGTGGCGCCGGGCGAGGTGGTGGGGCTGATCGGGCCTTCGGGCTCGGGCAAGAGCACGCTGCTCAAATGTCTGGGGGCCATCATCGACCCGACCGAGGGGCGCATGACGCTGGGTGACGAGGTGATCTACGACAACGGCTGGAAGGTGAAGGACTTGCGTGCGCTGCGGCGCGACAAGATCGGCTTCGTGTTTCAGGCGCCGTACCTGATTCCGTTTCTGGACGTGACGGACAACGTGGCGCTGCTGCCGATGCTGGCGGGGGTGGCCAATGGCGAGGCGCGCGAGCGGGCGCTGGAACTGCTGACGGCGCTGGATGTGCAGCACCGGGCCAAGGCCATGCCCTCGCAGCTTTCGGGCGGCGAGCAGCAGCGCGTGGCGATTGCGCGCGGGCTGGTGAACCGGCCGCCGGTGATCCTGGCGGACGAGCCGACGGCGCCGCTGGACAGCGAGCGGGCGCTGGCGGTGATCCGCATCCTGAACAGCATGGCCCAACAGTTCCAGACCGCCATCATCGTGGTGACGCATGACGAGAAGATCATCCCGACCTTCAAGCGGATCTACCACATCCGGGACGGGGTGACGCATGAGGAGGCGGGGGAAGGGCGCTCGCTGGAGTAG
- a CDS encoding ABC transporter permease, translating to MISLAGRDILHAWGKFLFTGIGLGLLIGVTLIMAGVYRGMVDDGKVLLDNSGADIWVVQKDTLGPYAESSSIPDDAWRAIATMPGVRTVANVTYLTTQVRHEGGDVRAMVVGIAPGSVGTPGWPSFLIAGRQITRGHYEAVADRASGFRLGQRIQIRRNHYTVVGLTRRMVSSSGDPMVFIPLKDAQEAQFLKDNDAILQSRRRTEANPAFNRPGVPGLLEAVQGSQSANNSVNAVLVTLQPGADADATAQAVRRWKRLNAYTRAEMEEILIGKLIATSSRQIGMFLVILAIVSAAIVAFIIYTLTMDKIREIAVLKLIGTRNRTIAMMIMQQALALGLIGFVVGRISATFAAPAFPKYVLLMPKDTLIGFVAVMVICALASLVSIRLALKIDPAEAIGG from the coding sequence ATGATCAGCCTGGCCGGGCGTGACATTCTGCACGCCTGGGGCAAGTTCCTGTTCACCGGCATCGGGCTGGGGCTGCTGATCGGCGTGACGCTGATCATGGCGGGTGTGTACCGCGGCATGGTGGACGATGGCAAGGTGCTGCTGGACAACAGCGGCGCCGATATCTGGGTGGTGCAGAAGGATACGCTGGGGCCGTATGCGGAGTCGTCCAGCATTCCGGATGATGCGTGGCGTGCGATTGCCACCATGCCCGGGGTGCGCACGGTGGCGAACGTGACCTACCTGACCACGCAGGTGCGGCACGAGGGCGGCGACGTGCGTGCCATGGTGGTGGGGATAGCGCCAGGATCGGTGGGCACGCCGGGCTGGCCGTCGTTCCTGATTGCGGGGCGGCAGATCACGCGCGGGCACTATGAGGCGGTGGCGGACCGGGCCTCGGGCTTCCGGCTCGGGCAGCGCATCCAGATCCGGCGCAACCACTACACGGTGGTGGGGCTGACGCGACGTATGGTGTCGTCCAGCGGCGATCCGATGGTGTTCATTCCGCTCAAGGATGCGCAGGAGGCGCAGTTCCTGAAGGACAACGATGCGATCCTGCAGAGCCGGCGCCGCACCGAGGCGAATCCGGCCTTCAACCGCCCGGGCGTGCCGGGGCTGCTGGAGGCGGTGCAGGGCTCGCAGAGCGCCAACAATTCGGTCAACGCGGTGCTGGTGACGCTGCAGCCGGGCGCGGATGCCGATGCCACGGCGCAGGCGGTGCGGCGCTGGAAGCGGCTCAATGCCTATACGCGGGCCGAGATGGAGGAGATCCTGATCGGCAAGCTGATTGCGACCTCGTCACGCCAGATCGGCATGTTCCTGGTGATCCTGGCGATCGTGAGCGCAGCCATCGTGGCCTTCATCATCTACACGCTGACCATGGACAAGATCCGCGAGATTGCGGTGCTGAAACTGATCGGCACGCGCAACCGCACGATTGCCATGATGATCATGCAGCAGGCGCTGGCGTTGGGGCTGATCGGCTTTGTAGTGGGGCGAATCAGCGCCACGTTTGCGGCACCGGCCTTTCCGAAGTACGTGCTGCTGATGCCGAAGGATACGCTGATCGGCTTCGTGGCGGTGATGGTGATTTGTGCGCTGGCGAGCCTGGTGTCGATCCGGCTGGCGCTGAAGATCGATCCGGCCGAGGCGATTGGAGGCTGA
- a CDS encoding efflux RND transporter periplasmic adaptor subunit, translating into MQLKLPVRGRTLGLALVVLVLVAVFAWVGLRSGPLAPVPATVARVESRAITPGLYGIGTVQARYTYKIGPTYAGRLKRVEVHAGDAVQAGQLLGEMDPVDLDQRIQAQEAALRRAEAAQREAQARQSFARGQAKRYRDLYMAEASSRELAESKQQELQVADAAVSSSGSEIARLRAERAALQAQRGNLRLVAPVAGLVAARSADPGTTVVAGQAVLELIDPASLWINTRFDQVHAGGLAAQLPARIVLRSRSGQPVQGAVQLVEPLADQVTEETLAKIVFSQPLAVLPPIGELAEVTVLLPQQPAQPVIPNAAVRKLNAQTGVWVPDGSGVRFVPVRLGASDLDGRVQVLEGLKAGDEVVVYSERALSERSRIKRVERIPGVKA; encoded by the coding sequence ATGCAGTTGAAGTTGCCGGTGCGGGGACGCACGCTGGGTTTAGCACTGGTGGTGCTGGTGCTGGTTGCGGTGTTTGCCTGGGTCGGGCTGCGTTCCGGGCCGCTGGCGCCGGTGCCGGCCACGGTGGCCAGGGTGGAGTCGCGGGCGATCACGCCGGGGCTGTACGGCATCGGCACGGTGCAGGCGCGCTATACCTACAAGATCGGGCCGACGTATGCGGGCCGTCTCAAGCGCGTGGAGGTGCATGCGGGCGATGCGGTGCAGGCAGGACAGTTGCTGGGCGAGATGGATCCGGTGGATCTGGACCAGCGCATCCAGGCGCAGGAGGCGGCCTTGCGCCGCGCCGAGGCGGCGCAGCGTGAGGCGCAGGCGCGTCAGAGCTTTGCGCGCGGGCAGGCCAAGCGCTATCGCGATCTGTATATGGCCGAGGCGAGCAGCCGCGAACTGGCGGAGTCCAAGCAGCAGGAGTTGCAGGTGGCCGATGCGGCGGTCAGCAGCAGTGGCAGCGAGATTGCCCGTCTGCGGGCCGAGCGTGCCGCCTTGCAGGCGCAGCGCGGCAATCTGCGGCTGGTGGCGCCGGTGGCCGGGCTGGTGGCGGCGCGCAGTGCCGATCCGGGGACCACGGTGGTGGCCGGGCAGGCGGTGCTGGAGCTGATCGATCCGGCGAGCCTGTGGATCAATACCCGTTTTGACCAGGTGCATGCCGGCGGGCTGGCTGCGCAGTTGCCGGCGCGCATCGTGCTGCGTTCGCGCAGCGGGCAGCCGGTGCAGGGCGCGGTGCAGCTGGTGGAGCCGCTGGCCGACCAGGTGACGGAGGAGACGCTGGCCAAGATCGTGTTCAGCCAGCCGCTTGCGGTGCTGCCGCCGATTGGCGAGCTGGCCGAGGTGACGGTGCTGTTGCCGCAGCAACCGGCGCAGCCGGTGATTCCGAACGCAGCGGTGCGCAAGCTGAATGCGCAGACCGGCGTATGGGTGCCGGATGGCAGTGGCGTGCGCTTTGTGCCGGTGCGGCTGGGCGCTTCCGATCTGGATGGCCGGGTGCAGGTGCTGGAGGGCCTCAAAGCCGGTGACGAAGTGGTGGTGTACAGCGAGCGTGCGCTGAGCGAGCGCAGCCGCATCAAGCGTGTCGAACGCATTCCGGGAGTGAAGGCATGA
- a CDS encoding TetR/AcrR family transcriptional regulator has protein sequence MTEQDDSLSAIAGADAAAEEARARRGRYLPSEERRNQAIDAVIALAGQENPAEISTGDVARRMQLTQGALFRHFPSKDALWEAVMERVSGLLLARIARSAMQQETPLAKLRAMFMAHADFAGEYPGVPRMLFGEMQRAQDTPAKRIAKALLVRYAGHLQELLEQGKREGELPATLDAEAAALLFIGTLQGLVMQSFLVGDVQRIARYAPRVYAIYERGLQCS, from the coding sequence ATGACGGAGCAGGATGACAGCTTGTCGGCTATTGCCGGGGCGGATGCGGCTGCTGAAGAGGCCCGCGCGCGCCGCGGTCGTTATCTGCCCAGCGAAGAACGGCGCAATCAGGCGATCGATGCCGTGATTGCGCTGGCGGGACAGGAGAATCCGGCCGAGATCAGTACGGGCGACGTGGCACGCCGCATGCAGCTGACGCAGGGCGCGCTGTTCCGCCACTTTCCCAGCAAGGATGCGCTGTGGGAGGCGGTGATGGAGCGCGTGAGCGGACTGCTGCTGGCGCGGATTGCGCGCTCTGCCATGCAGCAGGAAACGCCGCTGGCCAAGCTGCGCGCGATGTTCATGGCGCATGCCGATTTTGCCGGCGAGTATCCCGGCGTGCCGCGCATGCTGTTCGGCGAAATGCAGCGCGCGCAGGATACACCGGCCAAGCGCATCGCCAAGGCGCTGCTGGTGCGCTATGCGGGCCATCTGCAAGAGTTGCTGGAGCAGGGCAAGCGCGAGGGGGAGTTGCCGGCGACGCTGGATGCCGAGGCGGCGGCGCTGCTGTTCATCGGCACCTTGCAGGGTCTGGTGATGCAGTCGTTTCTGGTGGGGGATGTGCAGCGCATTGCGCGCTATGCCCCGCGCGTGTATGCGATTTATGAGCGGGGGTTGCAATGCAGTTGA